A single window of Nicotiana tomentosiformis chromosome 1, ASM39032v3, whole genome shotgun sequence DNA harbors:
- the LOC104118002 gene encoding serine/threonine-protein kinase TOR isoform X2 codes for MATTSQAIRYPVATTGAGNIDALNRVLADLCTRGNPKDGATLALRRLVEEEARDLSGEAFARFMDHLYERITTFLDSNEVSENLGALRAIDELIDVTISENASKVAKFSNYMRAVFETKRDREILVLASKVLGHLARSGGAMTADEVERQVKVALGWLRGERIEYRFFAAVLILKEMAENASTVFNVHVPDFVEVIWVALKDPTLAVREKAVEALRACLRVIEKRETRWRVQWYYKMFEATQDGLTRTAPVHSIHGSLLAVGELLRNTGEFMMSRYREVAEIVIRYLEHRDRLVRLSITSLLPRIAHFLRDRFVTNYLTICMNHILHVLKIPAERASGFIALGEMAGALDGELINYLPTITSHLRDAIAPRRGRPSFEALACVGNIAKAMGPAMEPHVRGLLDAMFSAGLSLTLVEALEQITESIPSLLPTIQDRLLECISAILSRSHHALSRQSTAMSRGHIATVIPQVPELSGPALVQLALQTLARFNFKGHDLLEFARESVVVYLEDEDGATRKDAALCCCKLVANSFLAMSSTQFSPSRINRASGKRRRLVEEIVQKLLIAAVADADVTVRHSIFSSLYADGGFDEFLAQADSLTAIFATLNDEDFEVRDYAISLAGRLSEKNPAYVLPALRRHLIQLLTYLEQSADNKCKEESAKLLGCLIRNCERLVLPYIAPIHKALVAKLCEGTGVNANSGIISGVLVTVGDLARVGGFAMRQYISELMPLIVEALLDGAAATKREVAVSTLGQVVQSTGYVITPYNEYPQLLGLLLKLLNGELAWSTRREVLKVLGIMGALDPHVHKRNQQSLPGSHGEVTRVTGDPGQHIRSMDELPMDLWPSFATSEDYYSTVAINSLMRILRDPSLSSYHQKVVGSLMFIFKSMGLGCVPYLPKVLPDLFHIVRTCEDGLKEFITWKLGTLVSIVRQHIRKYLPELLSLISEIWSSFSLPVANRPVHIAPILHLVEQLCLALNDEFRKYLADILPCCIQVLTDAERFNDYTYVIPILHTLEVFGGTLDEHMHLLLPALIRLFKLDASVEVRRGAIKTLTRLIPRVQVTGHISSLVHHLKLVLDGNKEELRKDAVDALCCLAHALGEDFTIFIPSIHKLMVKHRLQHKEFEEIRGRLEKREPLILGSTAAQRLNRRFPVEVISDPLSDGENDHYEVGTDMHKQLKSHQVNDGRLRTAGEASQRSTKEDWAEWMRHFSIELLKESPSPALRTCARLAQLQPFVGRELFAAGFVSCWSQLNEASQRQLVRSLEMAFSSPNIPPEILATLLNLAEFMEHDERPLPIDIRLLGALAEKCRAFAKALHYKEMEFEGALSNRRDANPVAVVEALIHINNQLHQHEAAVGILTYAQQHLGVQLKESWYEKLQRWDDALKAYTAKASQASSPHLALDATLGRMRCLAALARWEELNNLCKEYWTPAEPAARLEMAPMAASAAWNMGEWDQMAEYVSRLDDGDETKLRVLGNTAASGDGSSNGTFFRVVLLVRRGKYDEAREYVERARKCLATELAALVLESYERAYSNMVRVQQLSELEEVIEYCTLPMGNAVAEGRRALVRNMWNERIKGTKRNVEVWQALLAVRALVLPPTEDIETWIKFASLCRKNGRISQARSTLVKLLQFDPESTPATVRYHGPPQVMLAYLKYQWSLGEDHKRKEAFARLQDLAMDLSRTAALQPVMQNGLVASSGVPLVARVYLRLGTWKWALSPGLDDDSIQEILSAFRNATHCATKWGKAWHTWALFNTAVMSHYTLRGFANIASQFVVAAVTGYFHSIACGAHAKGVDDSLQDILRLLTLWFNHGATSDVQMALQKGFTHVNINTWLVVLPQIIARIHSNNHAVRELIQSLLVRIGQSHPQALMYPLLVACKSISNLRRAAAQEVVDKVRQHSGVLVDQAQLVSKELIRVAILWHEMWHEALEEASRLYFGEHNIEGMLKVLEPLHEMLEEGAMRNNTTIKEKAFIQAYRLELLEAYECCMKYRRTGKDAELTQAWDLYYHVFRRIDKQLQTLTTLDLQSVSPELLECRNLELAVPGTYIADAPVVTIASFAPQLVVITSKQRPRKLTIHGSDGEDYAFLLKGHEDLRQDERVMQLFGLVNTLLENSRKTAEKDLSIQRYAVIPLSPNSGLIGWVPNCDTLHQLIREYRDARKITLNQEHKLMLSFAPDYDNLPLIAKVEVFEYALQNTEGNDLSRVLWLKSRTSEVWLGRRTNYTRSLAVMSMVGYLLGLGDRHPSNLMLHRYSGKILHIDFGDCFEASMNREKFPEKVPFRLTRMLVKAMEVSGIEGNFRSTCENVMQVLRLHKDSVMAMMEAFVHDPLINWRLFNFNEVPQMSTLASAHVPPVTNSEESSSNRELLQPQRGARERELLQAVNQLGDANEVLNERAVAVMARMSNKLTGRDFTAASTSASSLQHALDHSTLISGETREADHGLSVKLQVQKLIQQASSHENLCQNYVGWCPFW; via the exons ATGGCTACCACCAGTCAGGCGATCCGTTATCCAGTTGCAACCACCGGTGCCGGAAATATTGATGCTCTCAATAGAGTTCTTGCTGACCTCTGCACCAGAGGCAATCCTAAG GATGGAGCTACATTGGCCTTGAGGCGGCTCGTAGAGGAAGAAGCTCGTGATCTCAGTGGAGAAGCTTTTGCTCGTTTTATGGATCATCTATATGAACGTATTACTACATTTCTTGATAGTAATGAAGTTTCTGAAAATCTGGGAGCATTGAGGGCTATTGATGAGCTAATAGATGTCACCATCAGTGAAAATGCATCAAAAGTGGCAAAATTCTCCAATTACATGCGAGCTGTTTTTGAAACAAAGCGTGATCGTGAAATCTTGGTCCTTGCTAGTAAAGTTCTGGGTCACCTAGCTAGATCTGGCGGTGCAATGACTGCAGATGAAGTGGAACGTCAG GTAAAAGTTGCACTAGGATGGCTTCGTGGTGAAAGAATTGAGTATCGTTTCTTTGCTGCCGTCTTAATATTAAAG GAAATGGCGGAAAATGCTTCAACTGTTTTCAATGTTCATGTGCCGGACTTTGTGGAGGTTATTTGGGTTGCTCTGAAGGATCCAACATTGGCTGTTCGAGAGAAGGCTGTCGAGGCATTGCGTGCCTGCCTTCGCGTTATTGAAAAGCGCGAGACCCGATGGCGTGTTCAGTG GTATTATAAGATGTTTGAGGCTACCCAAGATGGATTGACCAGAACTGCGCCTGTTCATAGTATACATGGCTCCCTTCTCGCAGTGGGAGAGCTGCTAAG GAATACAGGAGAGTTCATGATGTCAAGATACAGGGAGGTTGCGGAAATTGTTATAAGATACCTGGAGCACCGAGATCGCCTAGTTCGTCTCAGCATAACTTCTCTACTTCCTCGAATTGCCCATTTCCTGCGTGATCGATTTGTGACTAACTATTTAACG ATATGCATGAATCATATACTTCATGTCCTTAAAATACCTGCAGAACGTGCCAGTGGGTTCATCGCTCTTGGGGAGATGGCTGGTGCTCTGGATGGTGAACTCATTAACTATTTGCCGACAATAACCTCTCACTTGCGTGATGCG ATTGCTCCCCGCAGAGGCAGGCCCTCATTTGAGGCTCTGGCATGTGTTGGAAATATTGCTAAAGCAATGGGACCAGCCATGGAGCCTCATGTTCGTGGTCTCTTGGATGCTATGTTTTCTGCTGGGCTTTCCCTGACACTAGTGGAAGCCTTGGAGCAAATAACTGAAAG CATTCCATCTTTGTTGCCGACCATTCAAGATCGACTGCTTGAATGTATTTCAGCAATTCTCTCCAGATCTCATCATGCACTCTCAAGACAATCAACTGCTATGAGTCGAGGGCATATTGCAACAGTTATCCCCCAAGTACCAGAACTGAGTGGTCCTGCGCTAGTTCAACTTGCTTTGCAGACTCTAGCTCGTTTTAATTTCAAG GGCCATGATCTTCTTGAGTTTGCAAGGGAGTCTGTTGTTGTATATTTAGAAGATGAGGATGGAGCTACACGAAAAGATGCTGCGCTATGTTGCTGCAAACTAGTAGCAAATTCTTTCTTGGCGATGTCTTCTACCCAGTTTAGTCCTAGTAGAATCAATCGTGCCAGTGGAAAGCGACGTCGACTTGTTGAAGAG ATTGTGCAAAAACTTCTCATTGCTGCTGTTGCGGACGCTGATGTTACTGTTCGGCATTCGATTTTTTCTTCTCTGTATGCTGATGGAGGATTCGATGAGTTTCTGGCTCAGGCTGATAGTTTGACAGCTATATTTGCCACTCTAAATGACGAG GATTTTGAAGTTCGTGACTATGCAATTTCACTAGCTGGTAGACTATCTGAAAAGAATCCAGCATATGTTCTTCCAGCACTTCGTCGCCATCTTATTCAGCTGTTAACTTACCTAGAACAAAG TGCAGATAATAAATGTAAAGAAGAGAGTGCAAAGTTATTGGGTTGCTTGATTCGCAATTGTGAACGATTAGTTCTTCCATACATTGCTCCCATACACAAG GCTCTTGTTGCGAAACTCTGTGAAGGCACAGGAGTCAATGCGAATAGTGGCATTATTAGTGGAGTTCTAGTGACTGTTGGAGATCTTGCCAGAGTG GGTGGCTTTGCCATGCGGCAGTATATTTCAGAACTTATGCCATTAATCGTTGAAGCTCTACTGGATGGGGCAGCTGCCACGAAACGGGAAGTGGCCGTTTCAACACTTGGTCAAGTTGTACAGAGTACAGG ATATGTCATAACTCCATACAATGAGTATCCTCAGTTGCTTGGGTTACTCTTGAAACTGCTTAATGGTGAACTGGCTTGGTCAACCAGAAGAGAGGTTTTGAAG GTTCTTGGCATCATGGGTGCGTTAGATCCCCATGTGCACAAGCGCAATCAGCAAAGCTTACCTGGATCCCATGGTGAAGTTACCCGGGTGACCGGTGATCCTGGTCAACATATAAGATCAATGGATGAATTGCCTATGGATCTCTGGCCCTCCTTTGCAACATCTGAAGATTATTATTCCACT GTTGCTATCAACTCACTCATGCGGATACTCAGGGATCCATCTCTGTCAAGTTACCACCAGAAAGTGGTTGGATCTCTTATGTTTATTTTCAAG TCCATGGGCCTCGGCTGTGTCCCTTATTTGCCTAAG GTTTTGCCTGATCTCTTTCATATTGTACGAACATGTGAGGATGGTCTTAAAGAATTTATAACATGGAAGCTTGGAACCTTGGTATCTATTGTCCGCCAG CACATCCGTAAGTATCTGCCAGAATTGCTCTCTCTGATATCAGAAATATGGTCATCCTTCAGCTTGCCTGTTGCTAACAGACCTGTTCACATTGCTCCT ATTCTGCATCTCGTGGAGCAACTTTGCTTGGCACTCAACGATGAGTTCAGAAAGTACCTTGCTGATATACTTCCCTGCTGTATTCAAGTTCTTACTGATGCAGAGAGGTTTAATGACTACACATACGTTATTCCTATTCTCCACACGCTTGAAGTTTTTGGTG GGACATTAGATGAGCATATGCATCTGCTTCTTCCTGCACTTATTCGGTTGTTTAAATTGGATGCTTCAGTAGAAGTAAGACGCGGTGCAATCAAAACTCTCACAAGATTGATACCTCGTGTGCAG GTCACTGGACACATATCTTCTCTTGTGCATCACTTGAAGCTTGTCTTGGACGG GAACAAAGAAGAGCTCAGGAAGGATGCTGTTGATGCACTCTGTTGTCTAGCTCATGCTCTTGGAGAGGACTTCACcatttttattccttctattcaCAAGCTTATGGTTAAACATAGGCTGCAG CACAAGGAATTTGAAGAAATCCGAGGACGACTGGAAAAACGTGAGCCACTGATTTTGGGGAGCACCGCAGCTCAGAGATTAAATCGGCGGTTCCCGGTTGAGGTCATCAGTGATCCTTTGAGTGATGGAGAGAATGACCACTACGAGGTTGGGACGGACATGCATAAGCAGCTTAAAAGCCATCAG GTTAATGATGGCAGATTGCGTACCGCTGGTGAGGCTTCTCAACGAAGCACTAAAGAGGATTGGGCAGAGTGGATGAGGCATTTCAGCATTGAACTTCTGAAAGAATCACCTAGTCCAGCATTGCGAACTTGTGCAAGACTCGCTCAACTGCAG CCTTTTGTTGGGCGAGAGTTGTTTGCTGCAGGTTTTGTTAGTTGCTGGTCACAACTTAATGAGGCTAGTCAAAGGCAGCTAGTACGTAGTCTAGAAATGGCGTTTTCTTCTCCAAATATCCCTCCTGAAATTCTTGCTACACTTCTGAACTTG GCGGAGTTTATGGAACACGATGAGAGACCCCTTCCTATAGATATCCGTCTGCTTGGTGCTCTTGCGGAGAAG TGTCGAGCATTTGCAAAGGCCCTACACTACAAGGAAATGGAATTTGAAGGCGCACTTTCAAATAGGAGGGATGCAAATCCTGTTGCTGTAGTTGAAGCTTTAATCCATATAAATAATCAATTACATCAACATGAG GCAGCTGTTGGAATATTAACATATGCTCAGCAGCATTTGGGGGTTCAATTGAAGGAGTCATG GTATGAGAAATTGCAACGCTGGGATGATGCTCTTAAAGCATACACTGCTAAGGCGTCACAAGCTTCGAGTCCACATCTTGCTTTGGATGCTACTTTAG GGCGTATGCGATGCCTTGCTGCTCTAGCTCGGTGGGAGGAGCTTAACAATCTTTGTAAGGAATACTGGACGCCAGCTGAGCCAGCAGCTCGACTGGAAATGGCACCAATG GCTGCTAGTGCTGCCTGGAACATGGGTGAGTGGGATCAGATGGCAGAGTATGTTTCTCGGCTTGATGATGGTGATGAAACCAAACTCCGAGTCTTGGGAAATACTGCTGCCAGTGGTGATGGAAGTAGTAATGGCACCTTTTTCAGGGTCGTTCTTCTAGTTCGGCGAGGGAAG TATGATGAAGCACGTGAATATGTTGAAAGAGCAAGGAAATGTTTGGCGACCGAGCTCGCTGCACTG gttcttgagagctatGAACGTGCTTACAGCAACATGGTCCGTGTTCAGCAGCTTTCTGAATTAGAAGAG GTGATTGAATACTGTACTCTTCCTATGGGAAACGCTGTTGCTGAAGGAAGAAGAGCTCTTGTTCGCAATATGTGGAATGAGCGCATAAAGGGTACAAAAAGAAATGTTGAG GTTTGGCAAGCACTTTTAGCTGTGAGGGCACTTGTATTGCCTCCTACAGAAGACATTGAAACATGGATCAAGTTTGCATCACTTTGCCGGAAGAATGGCAGAATTAGCCAAGCTAGAtctacattggttaaacttttacaG TTCGATCCAGAATCAACTCCTGCAACTGTGCGGTATCATGGCCCCCCTCAGGTGATGCTAGCATACTTAAAGTACCAATGGTCACTTGGCGAGGATCATAAGCGAAAGGAAGCCTTTGCTAGGTTGCAG GACCTTGCCATGGACCTCTCAAGAACAGCAGCTCTTCAACCAGTAATGCAGAATGGATTAGTTGCTTCTTCTGGTGTGCCACTTGTTGCTCGTGTATATCTCAGACTCGGCACTTGGAAGTGGGCACTTTCTCCTGGTTTGGATGATGATTCTATACAAG AAATTCTTAGTGCATTTAGAAATGCTACTCACTGTGCAACGAAGTGGGGAAAGGCATGGCATACCTGGGCACTTTTCAATACCGCAGTGATGTCTCATTACACACTGAGAGGTTTTGCGAATATTGCTTCACAGTTTGTTGTTGCTGCCGTAACTGGTTATTTTCACTCTATAGCATGCGGAGCACATGCTAAGGGTGTTGATGATAGTTTACAG GATATTCTTCGTCTTCTTACTTTGTGGTTTAACCACGGAGCTACTTCGGATGTCCAAATGGCATTGCAGAAAGGATTCACACATGTTAACATCAACACATGGTTGGTTGTTTTACCTCAGATTATTGCACGGATACATTCAAATAACCATGCTGTCAGAGAGCTGATACAATCCTTGCTAGTGCGAATTGGACAGAGTCATCCACAG GCCCTTATGTATCCGCTTCTTGTGGCATGTAAGTCAATTAGCAATTTGCGCAGAGCTGCGGCTCAAGAAGTGGTTGATAAAGTTAGACAGCACAGCGGCGTACTCGTTGATCAG GCCCAACTTGTCTCAAAGGAGCTTATCAGGGTTGCGATACTGTGGCATGAAATGTGGCATGAGGCACTGGAAGAGGCCAGCCGTTTATATTTTGGCGAACACAACATCGAGGGCATGCTGAAGGTGTTAGAGCCTCTGCATGAAATGCTTGAGGAAGGAGCAATGAGGAACAATACCACTATAAAGGAGAAAGCATTCATCCAG GCATACCGTCTTGAGTTGTTGGAGGCCTATGAATGTTGTATGAAGTATCGGAGAACTGGTAAAGATGCTGAATTAACGCAG GCTTGGGATCTCTATTATCATGTATTCAGGCGGATAGATAAGCAGCTTCAAACACTCACAACCCTGGATTTGCAG TCTGTTTCCCCAGAGTTATTGGAGTGTCGAAATTTGGAGCTAGCTGTTCCTGGAACTTATATAGCAG ATGCACCAGTGGTGACAATTGCATCATTTGCACCCCAACTTGTTGTAATTACATCCAAACAACGGCCTCGAAAATTGACAATCCATGGGAGTGATGGAGAAGACTATGCCTTTTTGCTCAAAGGGCACGAAGATCTACGCCAAGATGAACGTGTCATGCAG TTGTTTGGTCTGGTTAATACTTTGCTCGAGAATTCTAGAAAGACTGCAGAGAAAGATTTATCAATTCAACGATATGCTGTCATTCCATTGTCCCCTAATAGCGGACTGATAGGATGGGTTCCAAATTGCGACACCTTGCACCAGCTTATTCGAGAATATAGGGATGCCCGGAAG ATCACCCTAAATCAAGAGCATAAATTGATGCTGAGTTTTGCACCGGATTATGATAATTTGCCACTTATTGCTAAGGTGGAGGTGTTTGAATACGCTTTGCAAAATACAGAAGGGAATGACTTATCAAGG gtTCTTTGGTTAAAGAGTCGTACTTCTGAAGTCTGGCTGGGCAGAAGAACAAATTATACAAGAAGTTTGGCTGTCATGAGTATG GTTGGATACCTTCTTGGTTTGGGTGATCGACATCCTAGTAACCTCATGCTTCACCGATACAG TGGGAAGATTCTGCATATTGACTTTGGAGATTGCTTTGAAGCTTCAATGAATCGGGAGAAGTTTCCAGAGAAG GTTCCCTTTCGACTCACTAGAATGCTTGTAAAAGCAATGGAGGTTAGTGGTATAGAGGGAAATTTCCGGTCAACATGTGAGAATGTAATGCAAGTTCTCCGACTGCATAAAGATAGTGTTATGGCTATGATGGAG GCCTTTGTTCACGATCCACTTATAAATTGGCGTCTTTTCAACTTCAATGAAGTTCCGCAAATGTCCACACTTGCCAGTGCACATGTCCCTCCTGTTACGAACAGTGAGGAATCTTCTTCAAATAGAGAGCTTCTTCAGCCACAAAGGGGTGCAAGGGAGAGAGAACTGCTTCAG GCGGTCAATCAATTAGGTGATGCCAATGAGGTTCTAAATGAACGTGCTGTGGCTGTTATGGCTCGAATGAGTAATAAACTCACAGGACGTGATTTTACTGCTGCTTCTACATCTGCGAGCTCTCTACAACATGCACTGGACCACAGTACGTTAATTTCTGGAGAGACGCGTGAAGCTGATCATGGTTTATCAGTGAAACTACAAGTCCAAAAACTTATTCAACAAGCGTCGTCTCATGAAAATCTTTGCCAAAATTATGTTGG